In one window of Henckelia pumila isolate YLH828 chromosome 1, ASM3356847v2, whole genome shotgun sequence DNA:
- the LOC140875542 gene encoding mitochondrial thiamine diphosphate carrier 2-like isoform X1 → MEESGQLNRALIDATSGAISGAISRTFTSPLDVIKIRFQVQLEPTTQWALLRGDAYGSSKYYSMLQATKDIFKEEGYPGFWRGNVPALLMVMPYTAIQFTVLHKLKTFVSGSSKEEDHINSSPYLSYISGSLAGCAATVGSYPFDLLRTILASQGEPKVYPNMRSAFIDIIETRGVRGLYAGLTPTLVEIIPYAGLQFGTYDTFKRWTMAWNRHKSSHVSQSEDAVSSFQLFLCGLAAGTCAKAVCHPLDVVKKRFQIGGLQRDPRYGARVEHEAYKNMSDALRQILHAEGWPGLYKGIVPSVVKAAPAGAVTFVAYEFISHWLESIYI, encoded by the exons ATGGAAGAGTCTGGCCAGCTAAATAGGGCTTTGATCGATGCTACTTCTGGTGCAATTTCCGGTGCCATTTCTAGAACTTTCACGTCGCCACTTGATGTTATCAAAATCAGGTTTCAG GTTCAATTGGAGCCAACTACACAATGGGCTTTGCTTCGAGGAGATGCATACGGTAGCTCAAAATACTATAGTATGCTGCAAGCGACCAAGGACATCTTTAAGGAGGAAGGATATCCG GGGTTTTGGAGGGGCAATGTTCCAGCCCTTCTTATGGTCATGCCATATACAGCAATTCAATTTACAGTTTTGCACAAATTGAAGACATTCGTGTCTGGTTCTTCTAAAGAAG aAGACCATATTAATTCAAGTCCATATCTTTCTTATATTAGCGGGTCATTAGCAGGCTGTGCCGCCACCGTTGGGTCATACCCGTTTGATCTTCTAAGAACCATATTGGCCTCGCAGGGGGAGCCGAAG GTTTATCCTAATATGCGATCTGCATTTATTGACATCATTGAAACCCGTGGCGTTCGAGGGCTGTATGCTGGATTGACGCCTACACTGGTAGAAATAATTCCTTATGCAGGGCTGCAGTTTGGAACATATGATACATTCAAACGTTGGACAATG gcttggaaccggCACAAATCTTCCCATGTGAGCCAATCAGAGGATGCCGTGTCGAGCTTCCAGCTTTTCCTATGTGGATTGGCTGCTGGAACGTGTGCTAAAGCCGTCTGTCATCCACTTGATGTTGTGAAGAAGAGATTTCAG ATTGGAGGTCTGCAAAGAGATCCTAGATATGGAGCTAGAGTCGAGCATGAAGCGTACAAAAATATGAGCGATGCTCTTCGTCAGATTTTACATGCAGAGGGTTGGCCCGGTCTTTACAAGGGCATTGTCCCATCTGTTGTCAAAGCGGCACCTGCCGGGGCTGTCACATTTGTTGCCTATGAGTTTATATCACACTGGTTAGAATCCATATACATATGA
- the LOC140875542 gene encoding mitochondrial thiamine diphosphate carrier 2-like isoform X2 has product MLQATKDIFKEEGYPGFWRGNVPALLMVMPYTAIQFTVLHKLKTFVSGSSKEEDHINSSPYLSYISGSLAGCAATVGSYPFDLLRTILASQGEPKVYPNMRSAFIDIIETRGVRGLYAGLTPTLVEIIPYAGLQFGTYDTFKRWTMAWNRHKSSHVSQSEDAVSSFQLFLCGLAAGTCAKAVCHPLDVVKKRFQIGGLQRDPRYGARVEHEAYKNMSDALRQILHAEGWPGLYKGIVPSVVKAAPAGAVTFVAYEFISHWLESIYI; this is encoded by the exons ATGCTGCAAGCGACCAAGGACATCTTTAAGGAGGAAGGATATCCG GGGTTTTGGAGGGGCAATGTTCCAGCCCTTCTTATGGTCATGCCATATACAGCAATTCAATTTACAGTTTTGCACAAATTGAAGACATTCGTGTCTGGTTCTTCTAAAGAAG aAGACCATATTAATTCAAGTCCATATCTTTCTTATATTAGCGGGTCATTAGCAGGCTGTGCCGCCACCGTTGGGTCATACCCGTTTGATCTTCTAAGAACCATATTGGCCTCGCAGGGGGAGCCGAAG GTTTATCCTAATATGCGATCTGCATTTATTGACATCATTGAAACCCGTGGCGTTCGAGGGCTGTATGCTGGATTGACGCCTACACTGGTAGAAATAATTCCTTATGCAGGGCTGCAGTTTGGAACATATGATACATTCAAACGTTGGACAATG gcttggaaccggCACAAATCTTCCCATGTGAGCCAATCAGAGGATGCCGTGTCGAGCTTCCAGCTTTTCCTATGTGGATTGGCTGCTGGAACGTGTGCTAAAGCCGTCTGTCATCCACTTGATGTTGTGAAGAAGAGATTTCAG ATTGGAGGTCTGCAAAGAGATCCTAGATATGGAGCTAGAGTCGAGCATGAAGCGTACAAAAATATGAGCGATGCTCTTCGTCAGATTTTACATGCAGAGGGTTGGCCCGGTCTTTACAAGGGCATTGTCCCATCTGTTGTCAAAGCGGCACCTGCCGGGGCTGTCACATTTGTTGCCTATGAGTTTATATCACACTGGTTAGAATCCATATACATATGA